A segment of the Candidatus Manganitrophaceae bacterium genome:
CGCAGACTCCAGCATCGATCGAGAAAAGGATTCTCGAAGATTTTCATCACCCAAAACTTTCCCCAGAGCTTCGCTCATGCCCGCGATGTCACCGGCTTCGACGACCAATCCATTTTTCCCCGAGTTGACCAGGTCCTGACTCCCGCTGACATTTGTCACCACCGCCGGCCGGCCAGCTGCCATCGCTTCTAGAACAACCAACGGCATCATCTCCCAAATGGACGGGGAAAAAAAGATATCGGCCTGTTGATAAACGCCGACCAGGTTCTCTCCGTACAGACCTTCACAGAACGTGACACGGTCACTGATATTGAGCTCATCGCACAGGTCCTGGTTTGTGGCCGTACCTTTTCCGACCAGCAAATAATGCGCTTCCGGAAACTTCTCGGCCACCGCAGAAAATGCCCTAATACCCGCAGCGTAAGCTTTCTGCGGATGCTCTCGGCCGACGCTCAAGATCACGCGCTTGCTTTGATCTAGATTGAAGTGACTTTTTAGAACAAACTGGCTTGAGCGACGAAACCTTTCGAGATCGACGCCGT
Coding sequences within it:
- a CDS encoding glycosyltransferase family 1 protein — encoded protein: RGAARVGYHKFPWGWYTRSDLKKQIKEFDPDCMSIHMAYPTGYYLDGLIPGCPYVITCHGGDLTKFDWGFRQKYEIESVLRSALENCSGAIAISSFARRLMEEIGVSQDQIVDIPNGVDLERFRRSSQFVLKSHFNLDQSKRVILSVGREHPQKAYAAGIRAFSAVAEKFPEAHYLLVGKGTATNQDLCDELNISDRVTFCEGLYGENLVGVYQQADIFFSPSIWEMMPLVVLEAMAAGRPAVVTNVSGSQDLVNSGKNGLVVEAGDIAGMSEALGKVLGDENLRESFSRSMLESAEGYSWDRISRLYLGACFGQD